TTAGAAAGTGTTTTGTCAAAATTTTGCGTATTTAAGAATAATAGTAATGTCTAAGTGTAAGGTAGAATAAGTATGAAGTTAAGATAGTTGAAAAGAGGGAAGTTGTTTCATTTGATGAAAAATGTCATAATCAAGGAAATGTTATACCATCTTTTGAAGTACCACTTTTAGAAGTTCTATTTTTGAAAGCATCGTAATTGGTCCTCCTACAAGGTGGAGGTGATGGAATtggttttcttccttttctttagcTGCAATGCAATAGAGGCAAACTTAACTTTTCAATCAAGTGTCAAAGCCCACCCATacggaaaaaggaaaaataagaaagacCGCCAAATAGTGTAGTAGTATGTAATTTCTGACTATCCAGCTGTGAGatgttaattatatattttttggttgATAAAAGAGAAAGGAAACTGTAATTGTCTCTAAAGATGTTGATATTAGACATATGCTGCATAATGAATGATATGTTATTTTTAGTACTAAATATGATTTGCAATTTCTACTTAAACTAAAATTAAGTTATTTTATCTAAATGTGagataagataaaataaaataaaataaaataaaagctagaAGTAAATTGAGTGATATGAAAGTATTAGAAGGGGATATTGGAAGTACTAATTTCCACTTGATGAgttgatttgtgacttgcatATAGAAGTAAAGGTACCTTGCATAATCAACAGTGAAATTATTTTAGTTGATGAGCGTGATATTgttctttgaatatgagtagaAGCAGACATCAGTTGTGGGAAATTACTGGAAGGCTACTGGATATTCTGATTTTTCAATTGATGAGTTGACGTCTAATAAAACAAATTGATGAGTTGACTTGTAACAGAGAGAATTATAGGTACCTAGGTACTTTGTacttcaaacttattcatttttcgtaaatttaaagtttaaaatgTGGCAGTTCTCCTTTCAATAGTTTTAGTGATGTTAATTAAAGATCAAAGTTCTGGTTGATCTGCCATAAATGAGGTATACTATGTTGATGTAGATTTTGATCTTAGTGAAAGCTTTATCTTGCAAATACTTAGTAGACTTAACTTTCTCCTATTTTTCATCAAAGGTTTGAAGGTTAAATATTGTTTCCAGTGATTGTGCATTCTTCCCTTGGTTTTGGCTGCTTAGCAAGACATATTTTAAGTGATACTTTAAACTGAAGTATATGTGCACAACTTTTCCCATATGGCTAACTCAGTCTCTTTGATGCCCTTCGAATGTGACATGCTTGAGGCTTCTCCTGCTCAGTGTTcttaaaagagaaaatcacaaaaaagtgACATGGTCAATGGGGCTTGAAACGAAAAGTGAGAATTAAAGTGCATGCTTCTTTGAAGTGCACATTTCTCAGCTTTGCCCATGAAGAGATAACCCCTCGCTTCGCAAATCGCTTCATCACTTTAAGTGACAAACTGATGGCTTTTAATAACATTGCTCCTATTGTGAATCCAAAGACTTAACTTCCCTGGGAGACCATTTTGATTGGAAATCATATATAACCTAATGTGCAATAGGTTAACCATAGTTGTCCATAGGGTGCATATTTATCTTATGATCTCCACTTTTCTCCTAATAATGCTAAATTATAGAGTTATGCTCTAGTAGGTTGCTAGTTGTCATTCTGTTTTTGTGACATCATGCACTTAAGGTCATTCTTCTGCATTGTAAGTTAACAACGGTGCTCTGAAAATAAATTTGGTAGAGTAGTGCTTGAGTTATGCCTACATATCTTGTCAATGAGTGTGCTCGAAGCTTTGTGGTCAGCATTTGAGGTAATTCTTCATGTTTAGTCTTTCTTCTTTTCATGTGTAGGCACTTCTTCATTCCTCCCACATGTACCATGAAGCTCAACATTCATTTGCTAGTCATGGTGTGAAGTTCTCTTCTGTTGAGGTAGATCTTCCAGCCATGATGGGCCAAAAAGATAAAGCTGTGGCTAACCTAACACGAGGTATTGAGGGTCTATTCAAGAAGAACAAAGTGAACTATGTCAAGGGCTATGGCAAATTCCTTTCTCCTTCTGAAGTTTCTGTTGACACTGTGGAAGGTGGTAATACTGTCGTTAAGGGGAAGAATATTATAATTGCGACTGGTTCTGACGTCAAAAGTTTACCTGGTCTAACCATTGATGAGAAGAGAATTGTATCATCCACCGGAGCTTTAGCTTTGACCGAAGTTCCAAAAAAATTGGTTGTTATTGGTGCTGGCTACATAGGCCTTGAAATGGGATCTGTCTGGGGCCGTCTTGGCTCAGAGGTGACTGTTGTTGAATTTGGACCTGATATTGTTCCAGCCATGGATGGTGAAGTTCGCAAGCAATTCCAACGTTCTCTTGAGAAGCAAAAGATGAAGTTCATGCTTAAAACTAAGGTGGTGTCAGTTGAGACTGTTGGCAATGGTGTGAAGTTGACCCTTGAACCTGCAGCTGGTGGTGATCAAACTACTCTTGAGGCTGATGTTGTTCTTGTTTCTGCTGGTAGGATTCCATTCACTTCTGGGCTTGGATTGGACAAGATAGGGGTTGAAACTGACAAGGCTGGTCGAATCCTGGTCAATGAACGTTTTGTCACTAATGTCCCGGGGGTACATGCGATTGGTGATGTCATCCCTGGGCCAATGCTGGCTCACAAGGCAGAGGAGGATGGTGTTGCCTGTGTGGAATTCATTGCAGGAAAAGAGGGTCATGTGGACTACGATTTGGTTCCTGGTGTTGTTTACACTCACC
The sequence above is drawn from the Nicotiana tabacum cultivar K326 chromosome 13, ASM71507v2, whole genome shotgun sequence genome and encodes:
- the LOC107803150 gene encoding dihydrolipoyl dehydrogenase, mitochondrial-like, with amino-acid sequence MAIGSLARRKTTTILSSRYLYSTSKYSFSLSRNYSSGSDENDVVVIGGGPGGYVAAIKAAQLGLKTTCIEKRGTLGGTCLNVGCIPSKALLHSSHMYHEAQHSFASHGVKFSSVEVDLPAMMGQKDKAVANLTRGIEGLFKKNKVNYVKGYGKFLSPSEVSVDTVEGGNTVVKGKNIIIATGSDVKSLPGLTIDEKRIVSSTGALALTEVPKKLVVIGAGYIGLEMGSVWGRLGSEVTVVEFGPDIVPAMDGEVRKQFQRSLEKQKMKFMLKTKVVSVETVGNGVKLTLEPAAGGDQTTLEADVVLVSAGRIPFTSGLGLDKIGVETDKAGRILVNERFVTNVPGVHAIGDVIPGPMLAHKAEEDGVACVEFIAGKEGHVDYDLVPGVVYTHPEVASVGKTEEQVKALGVDYRVGKFPFLANSRAKAIDDAEGIVKVLAEKETDKILGVHIMSPNAGELIHEAVLALHYGASSEDIARTCHAHPTMSEALKEAAMATYDKPIHI